TGGcaggagggggcggggccgggggcggggtCGGGGGCGGGGCCACACCTTGGTGTGCAGCTTGGCCAGCTGCTTCTCGTCCAGGTTGGTCTGCTTGTACACCCGCGTCTTGTAGCGGAACTGGGGGGCGGGGTCAGCGGGGACACGCCCCCTCGGCCGAgggacacgccccctcccgGCCAGGACcacgcccccccgccccccccccccccccccccccggctgAAGAGCACAGGCCACACCCCCCttaggccacgccccccataGGCTCCACCCACTCCTGACCTCGAGGCGGGGCACTCGCCCCGCCCACCCCGAGGCCACTCCCActccaggccccgcccacccccaggccccgcccagGGGGCGTGTCCTCTTAAGGGAAGCTCtccccccaggccccgcccatCACCCAGACCccgcccacccccagccccgcccatCCCTAGACTCCACTCCCAGGACCCGCCCACccgaggccccgcccacccccaggccccgcccaccccaggccccgcccaccgcggcCCAGACCTGAGGCCCCGCCCaaccccgggccccgcccacccccaaggccccgcccaccccccgaGGCCCCACCCACCCCGAGGCCTCGACCACCCCCGAGCCCCCGCCcacccccaggccccgcccacccccgaGGCCCCGCCTACccgaggccccgcccacccccggCCCActcccaggccccgcccaccccagCCCCCACCCACtccctggccccgcccaccccatGACCCCACTCCCAGGGCCGCCCACCCCTGAGACCCCGCCCACCCCAAGGCCCCGCTCACCCCCTAGCCCCAcccacccccggccccgcccccccggccccgcccaccccctggccccgcccacccccaggccccgcccaccgcggccccgcccacctCGAGGTAGGGCACGCCCTGCTCGAAGCTCTGCGGGTAGTCGCGCAGCGGCCGCTCCTCGTCCAGGAACTTGGCGTCGCGGCCAGCGGCCGCGGGCTGGAACAGCCCGTAGTTGAGCCCGTCGTGCAGCCCCTCGGTCAGCgcgcacagcagctgctgcttggcCGCCCACACGGCCGCGCCGGGGTCGAAACGCAGGCACTTctggggggcagggggcacCCCGGGGTCAAACACCCCAATAATGGGgaacccccagcacccctggggtcaGGAACCCCCATATTGGGGATCCCCAGCACTCTGGGGTCAGGAACCCCCATATTGGGgatccccagcaccccagggtcAGAGACCCCATAGTGgggtcccccagcaccccaggggtCAGGAACCCCATAgtggggacccccagcacccctggggtcaGGAACCCCAATAATGGGgaacccccagcaccccagggtcAGACACCCCATAttggggacccccagcaccccagggtcAGACACCCCATATTGgggccccccagcacccctggggtcaGGAACCCCAATAATGGggatcccccagcaccccggggtCAGACACCCCAATAATGGGGACCCCCAGCACTCCTGGGGTCAGGAACCCCAATAATGGGGATCCCCCATCACCCTGGGGTCAGACACCCCATATTGGGAACCCCCAGCTCCCGGGGGTCAGGAACCCCAATAATGGGGAACCCCCATCACCCGGGGGGTCAGACACCCCATATTGGGGACCCCCGGTACCCCTGGGGTCAGGAACCCCCATAgtggggacccccagcacccctggaGTCAGGAACCCCCATATTGGGGAACCCCCAGCACTCCGGGGTCAGGAACCCCCATACTGGGGATCCCCAGCGCCCCAGGGTCAGAGACCCCATAGTGgggtcccccagcaccccgggaTCAGACACCCCAATAatggggacccccagcacccctggggtcaGGAACCCCAATAATGGGgaacccccagcaccccagggtcAGACACCCCAATAATGGGGAACCCCAGCACCCCCGGGGTCAGGAACCCCATAGTAGGGACCCCCCCTAAATTTTTGGGACCCCCTATATTTGTCCCTCTCCCCCTCCAAATTTTTGGGGCCTCCCCTATATTTGAAGACCCCCCATCTTTTTGGGGACACTCCCATATTTTTCAAGACCCCCTATATTTTAGCGACCCCCCCCCAtaattttggggaccccccagtTTTAGTGACCCCCCcaattttggggaccccccatgTGTGCACCCCCATCTACCTATGGGGGTCACCTCCctatttttccccccccaatCTTTTTGGGACCCCCTATATTTTCGTGCCCTTCCCCtaattttggggaccccccctaAATTTTGGGGCCCCCCctaattttggggtcccctcaattttggggaccccccatgTGTGGACCCCCATCTACCTATGGGGGTCACCTCCCTATTTCCCCCCCCATCTTTTTGGGACCCCCTATATTTTCGTGCCCTCCCCCtaattttggggacccccccttaattttggggaccccccctacttttggggtccccccaattttggggacccccccatgtGTGGACCCCCATCTACCTATGGGGGGTCACCTCCctatttcccccccccccatcttTTTGGGACCCCCTATATTTTCATGCCCTCCCCCtaattttggggaccccccctaaattttggggaccccccctaattttggggtccccctcaattttggggaccccccatgTGTGCACCCCCATCTACCTATGGGGGTCACCTCCctatttttcccccccccaatCTTTTTGGGACCCCCTCTATTTTCGTGCCCTCCCCCtaattttggggaccccccctaAATTTTGGGGCCCCCCCctaattttggggtccccccaattttggggacccccccatgtGTGGACCCCCATCTACCTATGGGGTCACCTCCctatttcccccccccccatcttTTTGGGACCCCCTATATTTTCATGCCCTCCCCCtaattttggggaccccccttaattttggggaccccccctaattttggggtccccccaattttggggaccccccatgTGTGGACCCCCATCTACCTACGGGGTCACCTCCctatttccccccccccatctTTTTGGGACCCCCTATATTTTCGTGCCCTCCCCCtaattttggggacccccccttaattttggggacccccccctaattttggggaccccccatTCTCGAGGCTCACCGTCTGGTGCAGGTCGGGGATGCCGATGCGGAAAACCATCATGCTGAAGTGGGGGGTGTCgtcgggggccggggggggccggggggtccctcgggcgcggggcgggggcccggggttggttttgggggggcccTCGCGGGAACTCCCCGAGTCCGAGTCGCCTTCGGGGTACTCGGAGCCCcgaccctcctcctcctcgctggACGCCGGCGTGCGCGACATGATGCCATcggctggggggggggacacggggtgaccCCAAAGAGCCCTGAGCCCCCCAAATACACCTGGCAcccccaaaatagacctgaacccccaaaatagacctgaacccccaaatagacctgagcccccaaaatagacctgacacccccaaaatagacctgacaccccaaaatagacctgagcccccaaaatagacctgacaccccccaaaatagacctgagcccccaaaatagacctgacaccccccaaaatagacctgagcccccaaaatagacctgacccccccaaaatagACCCGAAccccaaaatagacctgaacccccaaatacATCTGGCCCCCCCAAAACAGCACTGGCAcccccaaaatagacctgagcccccaaaatagacctgacaccccaaaatagacctgaacccccaaatacACCTGAGcccccaaaatagacctgaCACCCCAAATAGACCTGAGcccccaaaatagacctgacccccccaaaatacACCCGAAccccaaaatagacctgaacccccaaatacACCTGAGCCCCCAAAACAGACCTGACCACCCAAAATAGACCTGAGCCCCCCAAATACACCTGACACCCCCCAAATAGACCTGAGcccccaaaatagacctgacaccccaaaatagacctgaacccccaaatagACCTGAGCCCCCGAAATAGacctgacccccccaaaatagACCCGAAccccaaaatagacctgaacccccaaatacATCTGGCCCCCCCAAAACAGCACTGGCACCCCCAAAACAGACCTGACcccccaaaatagacctgagcccccaaaatagacctgacaccccaaaatagacctgaacccccaaatacACCTGAGcccccaaaatagacctgacccccccaaaatacACCCGAAccccaaaatagacctgaacccccaaatacACCTGAGCCCCCAAAATAGACCTGGCACCTCCCAAAATAGACCTGACCCCCCAAAACAGACCTGGCcccccaaaatagacctgaaccccaaaatagACCTGAGCCCCCAAATACACCTGACCCCCCAAATAGCCCTGGCAcccccaaaatagacctgaccccccaaaatagacctgagcccccaaaatagacctgaaCCCCCAGATagccctgaacccccaaatacACCTGGCAcccccaaaatagacctgacccccccaaaacagatctcacccccccccaaaatagacctggcacccccaaaatagacctgaacccccaaaatagacctgaaccccaaaatagacctgaacccccaaatacACCTGAGcccccaaaatagacctgaGCCCCCCAAATACACCTGGCAcccccaaaatagacctgaccccccaaaatagacctgagcccccaaaatagacctgaaccccccaaaatagacctgaCCCCCCAAATAGCCCTGAGCCCCCCAAAATAGAGCTGAACCCCAAAATAGACCTGAGcccccaaaatagacctgacccccccaaaatacACCCGAAccccaaaatagacctgaacccccaaatacACCTGAGcccccaaaatagacctgaCACCTCCCAAAATAGACCTGACAcccccaaaatagacctgaCCCCCCAAAACAGACCTGACACCCCAAAATAGACCTGAGcccccaaaatagacctgacaccccaaaatagacctgaacccccaaatacACCTGAGcccccaaaatagacctgacccccccaaaatacACCCGAAccccaaaatagacctgaacccccaaatacACCTGAGCCCCCAAAATAGACCTGGCACCTCCCAAAATAGACCTGACCCCCCAAAACAGACCTGACcccccaaaatagacctgaGCCCCCCAAAATAGACTTGGCACCCCCCAAAATAGCCCTGACcccccaaaatagacctgagtccccaaaatagacctgaaCCCCCAGATagccctgaacccccaaatacACCTGGCAcccccaaaatagacctgagcccccaaaatagacctgacaccccaaaatagacctgaacccccaaaacagACTTGGCAcccccaaaatagacctgaccccccaaaatagacctgaacccccaaaacagACCTGACCCTCCAAAATAGACCTGAGCCCCCCAAAATAGACTTGGCAcccccaaaatagacctgaaccccaaaatagacctgaacccccaaatacATCTGGCCCACCAAAAACAGCCCTGGCACCCCCAAAATAGACCTGGCAcccccaaaatagacctgagcccccaaaatagacctgacaccccaaaatagacctgaacccccaaatacACCTGAGcccccaaaatagacctgaCACCCCAAAATAGACCTGAGCCCCCAAATACACCTGATCCCCCAAAtagccctgacccccccaaaatagacctgaacccccaaatagacctgaacccccaaatagCCCTGAGCCCCCCAAATACACCTGGCAcccccaaaatagacctgacccccccaaaacagaTCTGACACCCCCCCAAAATAGATCTGGCAcccccaaaatagacctgaacccccaaaatagacctgaaccccaaaatagacctgaacccccaaaacagACTTGGAAcccccaaaatagacctgaacccccaaaacagccctgaccccccccagagattcctgacccccccaaacagccccgacccccccggacagccccgcccccccctcgCATCCACGCGcttgcacacgcgtgtgcacgCACGGCACGTGCAGCGTTTGCTGCACCATCACACAACGGTGgcggagctgggggggggggtgggacaCGACCCCAGCCCAACCACctctgaccccccccccccaaaataccaCTCCCGGCCCCCCCGTGAATCTACCCGCTTGCACACGCATCGACGCGCTTGCACACGCGTGTGCGCGCCCGGAGCGGTGCGGGAGCGAGCACGGGTTTGCTGCACCCGCATGTGatcgggggggtgggggggctgtgtgtgacccccccccccccaaaaaaccatcCCCAAGACCCCCCCCCGGGCTCATAAGCACTTGCACACGCGTCTACACGCTTGCACAAGTGTCTACGCGCTTGCACAAGTGTCTACGTGCTTGCACAAGAGTACGCGGGCTTGCACGCGCGCAGGGCAGCACGAGGGTTTCCTGCAGCATCACATGAAttgggggggggacatgggggtgggTGACCCCCCCCGgcccaccctgaccccccccaccccgattCCCCCCACGCACGCGCTTGCACACGCGTGTGCGCGCAGGGGGGCGTGCGGCGTTtggtggattttgggggggggcggggggaaaaaCTGGGGTGGGCTcgacccccccccgccccccccagcacccccagacccaccGCCCACCCCCCCGGCGCGAGGCCTCGCACGCCCCTCGCACGCTCGTGCACGCGCGTCCCGTGCGATTTGTGACACGGGTTATTTTTAGCGGGAAGTGGAGCGAGTCCCGGgggggggggacgcggggacgcGACGACCCGGATCGGGGCCGCGACTTTGGGGGCCCTTGAACCagttgggggggtgggggggggtgcGCGCTGGGAACACGCGTGTGCGTGCACGGGGAGGACGCGTGTGCAAGCGTGTGTGTGCGCCGGGAacacgtgtgtgtgcatgggggtgtgtgcacacgtgtgcaaGCGTGTGTGTGCACCGGGAacacgtgtgtgtgcatgggggtgtgtgcacacgtgtgcaaGCGTGTGTGTGCGCCGGGAacacgtgtgtgtgcatgggggtgtgtgcacacgtgtgcaaGCGTGTGTGTGCGCCGGGAacacgtgtgtgtgcatgggtgtgtgcacacgtgtgcaaGCGTGTGTTTGCACCGGGAacacgtgtgtgtgcatgggggtgtgtgcacacgtgtgcaaGCGTGTGTTTGCACCGGGAACACGTGTGTGTGCATAGGCTGGTGTGCACACGTTTGCGAGTGTGTGCGCACGCCAGGAACGTGTGTGCGCGCACGTGTGCAGGAGTGCGTGTGCACCGGGAAAACGTGTGTGTGCAGAGGGTGGTGTGCACGCGCGTGCAAGCGGGTGCGTGCACAGGGAATacctgtgtgtgcatgggggtgTGTGCACTGGGAGGGCATGTGCGCAAGCGTGTGTGCGCGCACCAGGAACACGTGTGTGCGTTGGGCTGTGTGCACGTGTGCGTGTACCAGGAACAtgcgtgtgtgtgcacgtgtttGCAAGGGTATGTGTGCACCAGCAACACGCGTGTGCGTAGGGCTGCGTGCACGTGTGCCAGCGTGTGTGCGCACCAGGAACATGCATGTGCGCACACACGTTTGCAAGCGTTTGCGTGCACCAGGAACACATGCGTGTGCGTAGGGTagtgtgcacatgtgtgcaaGCGTCTGTGTGCATGGGAAGAAAACGTGTGTGCGTGGGGGTTCGTGCACGCGTGTGCGTGCACAAGGGGAGGACGCGTGTGTGTAGGGCTGTGTGCACACGTTTGCAAGCGTGTGTGTGCACCAGGAacacgtgtgtgtgcatgggggtgTGTGCACGGGGAGGACGCGTGTACAAGCGTGTGTGCGCATGGGAAGCAAATGTGCGTGCATGGgggtgtgtgcacatgtgtgcaaGCATGTGTGTGCACTGGGAACATGCGAGTGTGCgggtgggcacagggagggcGTGTGTGCAAGCATGTGCGTGCATGGAGGTGTGTGCACGGGGAGCACATACGTGCAAGCGTGTGTGCACCCTGGGAGCACATGTGTGTGCGCGGGGGggtgtgcacacgtgtgcaaGCAGGCGTGTGCACCGGGAACATGTGTGCGTGCGTGGGGGTGTGTGCACGAGGGGGACACGCGTACACCGGTAGCACACGTGTGCAAGCATGTGTgtgcactgggggcactgggagcagatGTGTGCAagcgtgtgtgcatgggggggcgTGCGTGTGCATTCGTGCACGTGTGTGCAAGTCTGTGTGCActgggagtgtgtgtgtgcacgtgtgtgcaaacgtgtgcgtgcatgtgtgcacacgtgtgcgTGCAGTGGGAGCATGTGTGTGCATTCGTGCATGTATGTGCATCAGCAGCGCACGTGCACGAGTGTGTGTTTGCACCAGGAGCGTGCAATTGCTAGTGTGCGTGCACGGGGAGCACGTGTGTGCATAGGAGCACAGGTATGTGCAAGTGTGTGTGCACGGGGAACACACTTGGGCACGTGTGGGAGCGCGTGTGTGCACGGGGAGCAGGGGAGAGCACACAATGCAAGTGTGCGTGTGCACGTGTGCGCTCTGGGAGCACTCGTGTGTGCAAGGGGGTGTGTGCACAGGGACCACAGGTGTGCAAGCGTGTGCATGCAGGGAACGTGCAAGCGTGGGAGTGCGCGTGTGCACACGTGGGAACACACACGGGCGAGGGGAGCATACGTGTGCAAGAGCGTGCATGGCGGAGCACTCGCACCGGCACCCGCGTGGGACCCGCGCGTGCGCACGCGTGTGTGCGCTTGGTGCACGGGGACCCCTCGTGCGACACCAGCCCCAGTTCGGGCCCGTTTTCCCCCAGAATCCTTTGCTGTTGCTATGACGACCGTCAGGTGCTGCCAGGcccggggcggggtgggggggggggcgggggggatgggggaacccaggcgtccgggcacACGCGCGTGTGCCCCTCGGTGCCCCCGTGCACGTGCGGAGGCCCCGCGACGCACACGCGCCCTCGCGCAACACGCGCCCTCGTGCAAGACGCGCCCTCGTGCAAGACGCGCCCTCGCGTCGCGCACGCCCCCGGTTGCACCCGCTCCTTGCACGCGCGAGGTCGCGCGCGCCAACGGTTGCACGCGCACGAGCGGTTGCACGCGCCCCGGGGACTCGCACGCGCCTGCCCGCGCTTCTTGCACACGCGCGTGCCCGGCGCCGCTCCCTCCCCACGTGCGACGGGGGCATCGAAACGAGCCCGAACGAGGCCGCGGGTCCCGTGCGACGCCGCTCGCACACGCGTGTGCCACAcccgcccccaccccccccccatcGCCCTTGGCACGCGCGGGGAGGGACCCGCACACGCGCCGCACACGTGTCACACGCGTGGCCGAGCCGGTGGGCGCGGGGACCTGGCGGCCACGTGTGTGACACACGCGCGTGTCCCCGCCCCTCTGCACGCGTGTCACcatcacccccccccccccttgcacaatcccccccccccccccccgccccgtgccTTGCACAAGCGCGGCCCCGTTGCGCGGAGCTCCCCGGCGCGCACCGCCCGCCCTTGCACACGCACGGAGCCGCCTTGCACGGCGGCCCCGCTGCACcagccgcccccccccccgcctccttGCACGCCCGTCACACGGCCCCGCTACGCGcatcccacccccccccccccacacacaccccccggCGCCGGTGCCTTGCACGCCCCCGTTGCACCGACATCCCCTTCCCAGCACCGGCCCCGTTGCTCCGATATCCCCTCCCCGCACCGGCCCCGTTGCACCGGTACCTCGCACCGGCCCCGTTGCACCGACACCCCCGTCCCCGCACCAGCCCCGTTGCACCGATATCTTCCTCCCAGCACCGGCCCCGTTGCTCCGATATCCCCTCCCCGCACCGACCCCGTTGCACCGATATCTCCCTCCCCGCACCGACCCCGTTGCACCGATACCTCGCACCGGCCCCGTTGCACCGACACCCCGCTCCCCGCACCAGCCCAGTTGCACCGACATCCCCTTCCCAGCACCGGCCCCGTTGCACCGACACCCCGCTCCCCGCACCGGCCCCGTTGCACCGATATCTCCCTCCCCGCACCGACCCCGTTGCACCGACACCCCGCTCCCCGCACCAGCCCCGTTGCACCGATATCTTCCTCCCCGCACCGGCCCCGTTGCACCGACACCCCGCTCCCCGCACCAGCCCCGTTGCACCGATATCTCCCTCCCCGCACCGGCCCCGTGGCAGCCGCCCCACCGACCTgctccccgcccggccccgcgctccccccgcgcTGCTCCGCCCGGTACCTGCCGGCGGtgccgggagcggcgggggcggccccggggagcGGCCGCAGCGGAGCCCCCGgcgcggcggagcggagcggcccggccacgccccccgcgCAGCGCCACGCCCCCCGCCACGCCACGCCCCCCGCGCAGCGCCACGCCCCCCGCCACGCCACGCCCCCCGCGCAGCGCCACGCCCCCCGCCGCGCAGCGCCACGCCCCCCGCCGCGCAGCGC
The sequence above is drawn from the Caloenas nicobarica isolate bCalNic1 chromosome 39, bCalNic1.hap1, whole genome shotgun sequence genome and encodes:
- the LOC136001238 gene encoding uncharacterized protein LOC136001238, which encodes MAEHSHRHPRGTRAILCCCYDDRQVLPGPGRGGGGGGGDGGTQASGHTRVCPSVPPCTCGGPATHTRPRATRALVQDAPSCKTRPRVAHAPGCTRSLHARGRARQRLHAHERLHAPRGLARACPRFLHTRVPGAAPSPRATGASKRARTRPRVPCDAARTRVCHTRPHPPPIALGTRGEGPAHAPHTCHTRGRAGGRGDLAATCVTHARVPAPLHACHHHPPPPLHNPPPPPPPRALHKRGPVARSSPARTARPCTRTEPPCTAAPLHQPPPPPPPCTPVTRPRYAHPTPPPPHTPPGAGALHAPVAPTSPSQHRPRCSDIPSPHRPRCTGTSHRPRCTDTPVPAPAPLHRYLPPSTGPVAPISPPRTDPVAPISPSPHRPRCTDTSHRPRCTDTPLPAPAQLHRHPLPSTGPVAPTPRSPHRPRCTDISLPAPTPLHRHPAPRTSPVAPISSSPHRPRCTDTPLPAPAPLHRYLPPRTGPVAAAPPTCSPPGPALPPRCSARYLPAVPGAAGAAPGSGRSGAPGAAERSGPATPPAQRHAPRHATPPAQRHAPRHATPPAQRHAPRRAAPRPPPRSATPPAAQRHAPPPRPPRSATPPVTPSALTIQVLRFFNVGNSNLLDPNLGDIDLGNRRPLGPPTLETPKFEGPRLGTPTLETPRPPTLETPKFDDPSLGTPTLETPKFEGPSLGTPTLETPKFEGPSPGTPTLETPNLGDINLGNRRPLGPPTLETPKFEGPSPGTPTLETPNLGDINLGNHRPLGPPTLETPKFEGPSLGTSTLETPNLGDPQV